The Epinephelus fuscoguttatus linkage group LG19, E.fuscoguttatus.final_Chr_v1 genome contains the following window.
CTTCTGATCTCAGACAGtccaaaatatttgtaaaagTTAACAAATCTCTCCCAAATTTGAAAACTAGAATGCTAAagctcaaatttgtgatgtcgtATGGTGTAATgtttggagctgctccatagacaataaaCTGAGAAAGATGTTATGGATGATACTGAGAGCACCAGGtggagcagcttcagactttATACCGTATGACATCAGAAGTTTGAAACTTTctcctctggtttctggctttgagagagaaaaGCACATGTTCagaaatattgattgaactttccaaGGCCTctgaaataacatattggaatagTTAATTTGGATGGTCATGTGAGATATGGTAAACAGAGGAATTTCACATAAAGCCTCCAAGACTGCCTCTGACTATtttgtttattactgaacaAATACATTTGGGTTCCCCAGATTACAGCTGAGCATCGAGTGCAATGGTTTTGACAAGGCCATCATTACTCAGGCCAACACTCCGGTGGGATCCAAGATTGTGTATGACGGGGAAAGGAAGAGGACCCTCAACGTGACCCAGGAGATTTTCAGTACCTTTGCAAAGGTATGTTTGTCCTCCATGAATTTTACCAGCTGCTTGTTTGGTATCTtaatgttttaccacaaaggatatatcattttcattttcttctccaAGTTCTGCCGAAGGTCATGTGTCTATTTACATACAGGCTCTTTGACACACACGACTACCCAGCATGGTTTACGGCTTTAAGAtataaagaaaactttttttttttcatattgaaCAATTTTTGGTGGTGTTTGTTCCAGGAGCATCCGTTTCAAAACAAAAGATGGGACACGTGTGCTGTTGTCGGGAACGGAGGGATCCTGAGCGACAGCGGCTGTGGAAAGATGATCGATTCAGCTCAGTTTGTTATCAGGTGAGAAAGGTGGCCGATGTAGTGGACTGAAGGGCTGATGGCAGCCTGGATGACTTGGATTGAGACTGGGGGCAAAAAActtgatcgggacatccctaatatTGGCCTATACATTTTGGCATCTCGTCTACATGGAAACACAGTTTAAGGTCACAAAACACCTTCGAAggagcatattttttttaaaactctggtATCTGTTTATCTGTGGGGACATGTGGAGTGTTTGGGAAATGGTGATGTAATGTCCTAAATTTGCACATGCCAATTGTTACTTTATGAAATAAGCATATgctacaaacaacaacaatggcggacaaCTGGTTTGGTTAGACCAATGACTACATTACACTTAAACTTAGTATGTGGACAGAATTATTTCTTTAAAGAGGAGTGTAGGAGAGGAGTGTATCAATTTTAAAAGATATCTGTACACATGTAGAAAGGGCCTAAGTCTTCTTTTTGCAGGTGCAACCTGCCTCCTTTGGAAAATGGCTATGAGGAAGATGTGGGCATCAAGACTGACCTTGTGACAGCAAACCCAACAATTCTCCGAAATAAGTGAGCAAGGACCTTGTaatgtttcttttgttgtgttgcttgtcttatcttattaagatttttattattttcaggtaTGGGTCTCTAAATGGGTATCGACGTCCGTTTGTGGAGAGTCTGCGTACCTACGGCAACTCACTGCTGCTCCTTCCCGCCTTCTCCTTTGGCTTCTCCACTCCTGTGTGCCTGCGGGCTGCCTACACCACTTTGGAATTTGAAAGCCCCACACGGGCTGTCTTCTTCAACCCTGACTACCTCAAGAGTCTGGCCCAGTTCTGGCGCTCCCAAGGCTTACAAGAAATGAGGCTCAGCACTGGAATAATGATGGTTAGCCTGGCGCTGGAAATCTGTGCTGATGTGCATCTTTACGGGTTCTGGCCTTTCAGTAATCACCCACATGGACTCTATGCCCTGACTAACCACTACTATGATGACATGAAAGCTAAGCAAAAATTTCACGCCATGCCAGCTGAGTTTGACCTCTTGTTGAAGCTGCACAGTCAGGGGGTTTTGAGGCTTCACCTGGGAGACTGTGGACCAGGTGGAAAGTAGTTCCTATACCCAGTGGCAGCTGACTGGACAGGAACAAACTGTTGTGGATGGACTTACATGGAATACTGACTTGGCTCATCAGTAGCCAAAACATTTGCACTGAAATCAAAATGCAACAATCATAAGACAACGTTACAAAAACACTCTTGCTGTGTGTAAAAAGCTGTGTTTATCACCACAAATGTTCAGCTGGTGTCTGCTGGAGGttattttgatttaaatgttCCACTTCTGCATATTGTTTGCACATGTTAGATACTGCATATCATAGTGCACTGAGATTTGTTGCAAATTGTAAAGGCCTGACTCATCACTCTACGCTTTATTCTAGGGCTGGTTGGCCTTCTTTGACCTTTTGTAGGCTCAATCACTGGTATTTGTTCATACTGGGTAAACTCCCTACgtacatttgtactttgattgaacagagatctgactgtagctatagtctgagatctcaagactcagttttgttgtctgttcctaGTGCTCAGACTGagctgggaaaaaaatctcTTATGTGCTCCACTCCTCTCACTTGGAATAACCatcaaaaagatttgaaaccacGTAAATTGGTCTCTTTGCCTGATTTTAAAACTCTCACAAGTACAAGGATGAATGTATTGGTTGGGGCTTGTCATTGTCATTGTTACAATGtgtcttttatgtttttgagtGGGTCTTGTGTAACTGGGAGTATTGCCTTTATACTTATCGAGTCTTAACAGTGATTTTCTTATCCACAGTAATAATGTACAAGCTGTTGTGACCAAACTCGAGAACTGTTTGGGGCTAGCTTGTGGAATGGTTGATGCTGGAATGGATGGTCTGGAGGGATGGGGTAGGACTTTGAAAGACTTTGTTTCGCCAGGAGACAAAGAGTGTTGATTTTGACTGCAGTCATTGCATCTCAGCAATATGCATTGAGTCCACAGCTACATGCCTACTGCCCATGGCCAAGGGCCCTCTGTCTGCTTTTCTCAAGTGTCTACAAACCCCTAGATGTGGAGCTGTggattttgtctgtttttatcctGGGATTTCAAGGCCCCTGGCCCTTTGTTTGCCATGACTGGACAAACAACGTTTTGTGCTTTCACCAATCACAACATGGTAAGGTGGGACTTATTTCTCCAGACCAAACATTCGAGCATCAACCCTTTAGAGttatgtgaatgtttgtgtgtgtgttttttttggtgaGCAACATGAGATGAAATGGAAAATGCaggtaaagtgaataaatatttatcacaaaaaaagttgtttgtaTGTGATCAGCAGCTGGAGTGGAATTCAAGTGTCTAACCAGGGAAAAAAGCTTTTCTCCAGGCATCTCAGCTTCCATGATTTAATGTCATTGAGTCACAAAGTGTCCAAAACCTGCCAAGATTTATGCAGTAAGCTATTTCTCGGCAAACCACACATTTGGCTGGAACACCATATGAGCCACTGATTTATTGACATAGTTTGCATAGCACTATTATAAGCATTCCTCCAttgattcttttttctttacactTCATATAACAAATAGCCCAAAGGGGCAGAACCCTAATACATCTGTGGTAAGGATTttgtgaaaaacagtaaaattaatatacttttttgattttgactctATCAACGCCAAACTGAGATGCACATTTgtaagcaaaataaaaaaacaaacaaacaaacgaacaaacaaaaaacatggccgctaTCAATCAAAAACCTTTGCAAATGGTGTCGCCTAGCAATAACTTGGCCATAATCATTAATGATTCATCCAATCATCATAAATCTTGGATGATAGCTTCAGTGTGAGAAATAGGCATATAtttatatccatccatccatccatccatccatccatcatggTGGGGTTCAGACAATTTATGAAATGTAGTTTAGATACAAATAAGACAGGGGAAAGAGAGATGAAAAGTACAGTATGagaatgtgtatatatattttttttttataattgatTATATGCCATGATTAAATCAATTTGATATTATTATTTGAAATTTAGGTTAGAAAATGCAACATTTGCTGATTTAAGTGACTTCCAGTTTGTCGATGCAGTGTGACCATGCCCACTGATGGTCTTCTATCCAaatgcacatacacaaacaaataatattgttgttgaacagatacagatacatctgcggatattctcatttatccatgtCATAGTCATCTCAAGGCAATTAAATCAAACTATTGTGGTgcagtttaaaataaatataataaataaaacatattcagGTCGTTGGCCAGTTGATGGGTCTTCACAGTGTGGGCCGATGGCTCCCTGTAGCTGCTGATGTCCAGCAGGCCCCGTCACACTGATGACGACTCGGTGGCTGAGAACTTGTGTTTTTAGCTTTTCGGAGTAGCTTATCTTTGCTTCCACTTCGCTAACTTTCTCCTTTGTGTTCTGCTGCAGGGTACCAAGTCGACAAAATAAAACTAACCAGCCTTGCAAAGTGCAACTCCTCTTTTCCTTTCCCCAAATTCACAATGGTAGACATATCTATGCAGGGTTAATACATCCAGTCAATTAGGCCATTAATGGgatgaaatgttattttctttttagaGAAACTAGCCTGTTGCCACACGTTGCCATCCTAGACATTGCACATGGGATTCCACTCATATTGGCCGTGACCTTGTTATACATCCAACTGCAGCACTCTGCTCATGCCCAAAGGCTCGTCGCATGAGGGCAAATTTTGTACTTCACAGAATCACAAAAACGTCCTTTCAGTTGCCATATTTGTTGCCTGTTCTCCAGGCAGTTTGACTGTGAACTTGACTTTTGACAACAGGCACttagtggggaaaaaagtggacaaAAAATTGCGCGAGGACACATAATTTAATCTGAACAAACACTGAGCTTGTAACTCTCAGTGGTAAAAATGTGTacttttttgattattttgaaatattattaattttacTTTTCTTCAGTATTTTCTGTCTTAAGTATTACATTGCTACATATGATGTCGCAGATGTTacggagtaaaaaaaaagaaaatagcaaAATTAGAAGTTGCAGCTGAGAagagacatttttggaaagGTACATATTTAATTTACACCTTCACTGGTAAAGTGATGTACTAATAATTACATCATTATAGTTGCATTTCTGTACCTCAGCACAGTTAAAGAAAACAGGTTGCACCTACCTTAATCAGTCACTGGTTTGATGCACCATCCAGCCTGCATGCTCAGTGACgaaaaatcaaacacacccaacAGGTATGTTTGAAATCCTAGCGTCAATAGGATCGATACCAAAAAAGGGATTACTTTCCCTCCTCTACATCTTACCTATTTGTATTTCAAGAGCAACAAGTGCAGCACACCGCAGTGTGCACCAAGACCCAGTTTAATTCCATGCATAACAGCAGTGATGGTTtaatgaaagaggaaaaaacatgagaaagaaAACTTGGAGCTGCAACTGaaaagaagggaggaggaggaacaagTCATTACTGTTACTATTACACACATTACTGATTATTCATCAAAAATCCCATTGAGTAGATATTGTGTGAAAGCACCACTGgtcaatattgatattgaggtatttAGTCAAAAATAGTGTGACATTTGATTTTCTACATATCACCAGCACCACCACAAATGCCGATCactgtttcccaaagcccaagatgacattctcatatgtcttgttttgtctacaacccaaagatattcagattgctgtcatagaggagtaaagacACCAACAAATTTACATACACATTTATAAGAAGCTGGAATCCGaaattttttccttttttccttaaaaaaacttaaactgATTAGTTGGTAATTAATCTAACAGTTAATTGATTAACTGTTGCATCTCTGCTGATTTTTCAGTGGTATTATCAGCAACATTTGAAAAGTTATGGCGATGTGGGTAAATTGTTAATGCAATTAAGTAATTTTATGCTgttatgtgttgttttcatcAGTTACTGGAAAGTAAGCCAGGTGTAatgatgtttacattttctgaTTTGTAACTTAAGGGTCTACCAAATGCTTTGCATTTCTTAGATCCTTGCATATACCAAATATAAGTTTATTGTAGACAACTTGTTTTAATTAGTGATGTTTTGGACGGCCAGGTTCATCCAAGAAACCAAGAAAACACTTTTAACAGGGTTGAGCATCGCTACCTTTGGAGGATCCTGAAGAGGTTTGGTCTCAACCCAAGTCTTACGGCTTTGATCACAGTTGTGTACCGAGCCACTGACAGTGTGCTGAAGATCAATGGGGGACTGAGTTCCCCAAATGAAGTAAAAACCTTCACACGTCACTCTTTGCCAGAGTGCACAaagctgtggaaaaaaagtaCTGAGTGTGAAATGACTTTTGATGTTGAGAAAAAGAGGCTCTCTTTGTCCAGACATGTGTGAATACATTTCATAAGGCACCATGTGAGTCTAAGTCATCCAAGTGGATGTCATTCTGttcaaaatgtttgttgttattatttaacTGTTTAAGCCAGAATGCTTTGTGTCAGTGCCAATGGGCTCAGAGCAAATTGTATCATTAGTTTGATTTCCTGGCATCAACCTTTTACCCACCTGtcctgtttttcctgttttgatGTTCTCTTTGGTCTCCTTAGCAATGTGACGTCCCACAGACCGCCTCGCCACAAGAAAAGCCACCCTCCACCCATCGAACTCTGTAAACGCTGCGAGTAAGAGCAAACACCATCACTGCTTCTACCGAAATTAACAATTATTTATGCTTTCATCAGAGCAAGTCATGTCAACACTACAGAGATTATACACCTGActatgtatttgtttgtgtgtttgcatgtgtgtatcacAGGAAGGCCATTGAAAAAGTAAAAGAGATTTATCCTAAAACCTGGAAGAAGCAGGAGTACAATTACCAGAAATTCAGGTAATTCCCCTGCACTTTTTGTTCAATTCACATCAAACTTGCTACACAGTATCTTCAGGCTGTCCTACAAAAAGCCATGACCCAGATTTTAGAGTTATCAAAaactgagcctacagtgcatcaaaatgcaTTAAACAGCCACTGCAAACTCTCACTACATAAAGCTggtgtaaataaatgtaaatattttgctCTCAGGGTAGATGATGTGGATTAATcaatgtttgtaaaaaaaaaaaaaaaaataaaaataaaacaacattccAGCTATCTTCTGTTGTCTAGATGAAGTATGcacattttcagaattttgtctttaactAAATTTCTGACGTCAGTTTGAAATACACATATGGCTGTTATTGCTGCACCCCGGTGGTTGGCTGTATCGTAGTGTGAAGTCACCTCCCAATTCTGCACAGGTGAGGGAGCTCAGCTTGATAACAACTTGCCATTGCTCCTGAAAGGCTGTGAGTTCAAATTCCAGGTGGTGCAGATTAAACATGCTTTTGCTCTCTCAGACGTTTTGCTT
Protein-coding sequences here:
- the LOC125879983 gene encoding alpha-2,8-sialyltransferase 8E-like, producing MRGQHLKSHFSLMFTFICLGTLLTTLLWSMVNSSNERHRPPPQKKSHPPPSELCEGCKEVIDKVKERYSQTWKKQEVSYQKFRLQLSIECNGFDKAIITQANTPVGSKIVYDGERKRTLNVTQEIFSTFAKEHPFQNKRWDTCAVVGNGGILSDSGCGKMIDSAQFVIRCNLPPLENGYEEDVGIKTDLVTANPTILRNKYGSLNGYRRPFVESLRTYGNSLLLLPAFSFGFSTPVCLRAAYTTLEFESPTRAVFFNPDYLKSLAQFWRSQGLQEMRLSTGIMMVSLALEICADVHLYGFWPFSNHPHGLYALTNHYYDDMKAKQKFHAMPAEFDLLLKLHSQGVLRLHLGDCGPGGK